The following proteins come from a genomic window of Gimesia chilikensis:
- a CDS encoding SUKH-3 domain-containing protein, translated as MNINPISEYVGEILRSAGWSVDRKVSTDLYQSYFRREGMSYFPDAIEILENFGGLKVNPPLNPDRVYATGEIEFDPIMADWTTEVIAWEKKMEEPLCCLGSIWGDNALLVLSEKGVFYSLSEVGVHNIADNLADALEVLIAATSKPSQVYKIEDLF; from the coding sequence ATGAATATAAATCCTATTAGTGAATACGTAGGCGAAATACTACGAAGCGCCGGATGGAGTGTTGACCGAAAAGTTTCGACTGATCTCTATCAAAGTTATTTTAGAAGAGAAGGTATGTCATATTTTCCTGATGCTATTGAAATTCTTGAAAATTTCGGTGGTCTTAAAGTCAATCCACCTCTGAATCCTGATCGAGTTTATGCGACAGGAGAAATTGAATTTGATCCTATTATGGCAGATTGGACGACAGAGGTAATAGCTTGGGAAAAGAAAATGGAAGAACCACTTTGCTGTCTTGGAAGTATTTGGGGAGATAATGCTCTTTTAGTGCTTTCAGAGAAGGGAGTTTTTTACAGCCTTTCTGAAGTGGGGGTACATAACATTGCGGATAACCTTGCAGACGCTTTAGAGGTACTCATTGCTGCGACATCAAAACCATCACAGGTTTATAAAATTGAAGACCTTTTCTAA
- a CDS encoding IS3 family transposase: MSFFATRRNELVQRQKYETRASARHSIFEYTEMFYHRERLHSSLGYQSPEMLEQAD, from the coding sequence GTGAGCTTCTTTGCGACACGCAGGAACGAGCTGGTTCAGCGTCAGAAATATGAAACACGGGCATCAGCCCGGCACAGCATTTTCGAGTACACAGAAATGTTCTACCATCGTGAAAGGCTCCATTCATCTCTGGGCTATCAGAGCCCCGAAATGCTTGAGCAGGCAGACTAA
- a CDS encoding tetratricopeptide repeat protein, giving the protein MNLTDVVRELYQTAMVIPEPFSELSMEEQGEAARLLAQFEELQQAHDTVPYAELLHPMLLSKNGRFQDALTLTRDYYENARSWETAVAYANAARRAGDLDLAVTLFSTAAEYDPNDLTCWLEVGDINLERGQFTEALTAYEKALEKENSNQWALPSAFYCRHRLGIAGNWLTSLREVANQEGCTCGMEGCLTEIFGGYGSSDGIARAAYLLEKAEQ; this is encoded by the coding sequence ATGAATCTCACTGATGTTGTTCGCGAGTTGTATCAGACGGCCATGGTCATTCCGGAACCGTTCTCAGAATTGTCCATGGAAGAACAGGGGGAAGCAGCGCGACTGCTCGCACAGTTCGAGGAATTGCAACAGGCACACGACACAGTGCCTTACGCTGAACTACTTCATCCGATGCTGCTCAGTAAGAACGGGCGTTTTCAGGATGCACTCACTCTGACACGAGACTATTACGAGAATGCCCGCAGCTGGGAAACCGCAGTTGCGTACGCAAACGCGGCGCGGCGAGCTGGTGACCTTGATTTAGCGGTGACTCTATTTTCGACTGCTGCCGAATATGACCCGAACGATTTGACGTGCTGGCTCGAAGTAGGAGACATCAACCTGGAACGTGGGCAGTTCACGGAGGCGTTGACTGCCTACGAAAAGGCACTGGAAAAAGAGAACAGCAATCAATGGGCGCTGCCATCAGCCTTCTATTGCCGACACAGACTGGGCATCGCCGGGAACTGGCTCACCAGCCTGCGGGAAGTCGCCAACCAGGAGGGGTGCACCTGCGGTATGGAAGGCTGCCTGACAGAGATCTTTGGCGGATACGGGTCCAGCGACGGAATTGCCAGGGCGGCGTATTTACTTGAGAAAGCGGAGCAGTAA
- a CDS encoding tetratricopeptide repeat protein, translating to MSDTSDIDLLLQAPASLAVAEQLLAWAEKTRQQIARGDLQLGILSVESLAKIPVAYKTAAQQGLSPTWVTLAWWYAFPDIGEPDLPAAEDAMQEALAADFQYAKLELARLRWFCKRETASLLEQQQAFEYVSEITTDETENAEAFYLLALLTTHGFGVDASPAAGFRLQQRAAELGNVDAQFEIYVHYANGLGVAVDEERAFAACQRAAEGGHPRAMYNLGAYNATGRGTPRNMTEAVKWYERAADVGNAAALAGLAMIYATGDGVELDHEYARELFDQADYCGLDVSQLREQVGL from the coding sequence ATGAGTGATACTTCAGATATCGACCTTTTACTGCAGGCGCCAGCCTCGCTGGCTGTTGCCGAACAACTTTTAGCATGGGCCGAGAAAACGCGCCAGCAAATTGCACGCGGGGATCTGCAGTTGGGGATTTTGTCGGTCGAGAGTCTGGCGAAGATTCCTGTGGCTTACAAGACGGCTGCTCAACAGGGACTGTCACCGACGTGGGTCACTCTTGCCTGGTGGTATGCCTTTCCTGATATCGGCGAACCTGACCTGCCTGCTGCCGAGGATGCAATGCAGGAAGCTCTGGCCGCCGACTTCCAGTACGCAAAGCTGGAACTGGCCCGGCTGCGCTGGTTCTGCAAACGAGAGACGGCTTCGCTTCTGGAACAACAGCAGGCCTTTGAGTATGTCTCTGAAATCACCACAGACGAAACAGAAAACGCTGAGGCATTTTATCTGCTTGCGTTATTGACTACACACGGTTTCGGGGTGGATGCTTCCCCGGCGGCGGGTTTCAGACTGCAACAACGCGCAGCGGAACTCGGAAATGTGGATGCCCAGTTTGAAATCTATGTCCATTATGCGAATGGTCTCGGTGTTGCCGTCGATGAAGAGAGAGCGTTTGCCGCCTGTCAACGTGCTGCAGAGGGAGGGCATCCGCGGGCCATGTATAATCTCGGGGCGTATAACGCGACCGGCAGGGGGACTCCCCGAAATATGACAGAAGCGGTCAAATGGTACGAACGAGCCGCTGATGTTGGCAACGCCGCTGCGCTGGCTGGTCTTGCGATGATCTATGCGACCGGTGATGGTGTTGAGTTGGATCACGAATATGCACGCGAACTGTTCGATCAGGCCGATTATTGTGGACTCGATGTCAGTCAGCTGCGAGAACAGGTGGGACTCTGA
- a CDS encoding histone deacetylase — MCRVVYSPKYNIGFYGLERLHPFDSRKYGRAWKQLRARFGKSLRKIHVSPEQAVSREELLLVHTERYLKQLSNSMYVAQALELAPLQFLPFWIIDHHVLRPMRWATRGTIVAAQEALEHGLAINLSGGYHHAKPAQGEGFCVYADAAIAVAALRQQALISETDRIVYVDTDAHQGNGVSHAFMNDNRAFLFDIFNAQAYPQNDVAARERLDCEIGITRSWTDREYMLELENNLPGFLDSVSQSPVGLAIYNAGTDIFAGDPLGGLNISAATIRERDLYVVNELRKRQIPTIMLLSGGYTKQSFQLVADSVIGLLERAGY, encoded by the coding sequence ATGTGCCGCGTCGTTTATTCACCAAAATACAATATCGGTTTTTACGGGCTGGAACGCCTGCATCCGTTCGATTCGCGCAAATACGGGCGGGCGTGGAAACAGCTGCGTGCACGTTTTGGAAAGTCGCTGCGTAAAATCCATGTTTCCCCGGAACAAGCCGTCAGTCGTGAGGAACTGTTACTGGTCCACACGGAACGTTATTTGAAACAACTTTCCAATTCGATGTATGTCGCGCAGGCACTCGAACTGGCCCCGCTGCAGTTTCTGCCCTTCTGGATCATTGATCATCACGTACTGCGTCCGATGCGCTGGGCTACACGCGGCACCATTGTGGCCGCTCAAGAGGCACTGGAACATGGACTGGCCATCAATCTGAGCGGCGGCTATCACCACGCCAAGCCAGCCCAGGGCGAAGGCTTTTGTGTTTACGCCGATGCCGCGATCGCGGTGGCTGCGCTGCGGCAACAGGCATTGATCTCAGAGACCGACCGGATTGTCTACGTCGATACCGATGCCCATCAGGGGAACGGGGTGAGCCATGCATTTATGAACGACAATCGGGCGTTTCTGTTCGATATTTTCAACGCGCAGGCTTATCCACAGAACGATGTCGCTGCCCGGGAACGACTCGACTGTGAGATCGGCATTACGCGGAGTTGGACCGATCGTGAATACATGCTGGAACTGGAAAACAACCTCCCCGGCTTTCTCGATTCGGTTTCCCAATCCCCCGTCGGACTGGCGATTTACAATGCAGGCACTGACATTTTCGCGGGAGATCCTCTGGGGGGACTGAATATCTCCGCAGCGACGATCCGCGAACGCGACTTATACGTTGTCAACGAATTACGCAAACGGCAAATTCCCACGATCATGCTACTGAGCGGCGGCTACACAAAACAGAGTTTTCAACTGGTAGCCGATTCCGTGATCGGGCTGCTGGAGAGAGCAGGATATTGA